In one window of Nitrospirota bacterium DNA:
- the ftsZ gene encoding cell division protein FtsZ, with protein MFEMEEVRGQGANIKVIGVGGAGGNAVNNMIASNLHGVEFIAVNTDSQILETSLATAKVQIGLEITKGLGAGSNPDIGREAALEDREAIAESIRGADMIFITAGMGGGTGTGASPVVASVARELGALTVAIVTKPFFYEGRKRAINADIGMKELQGCVDALIVVPNDRIGLVVEKGTPMLKSFAVANDVLRQAVQGISDLILIPGLINLDFADVKAVMADAGRAVMGIGLGRGDGGALEAARKAISNPLLEDSSTEGAKGIILNITGGLNLSQSSVQDAAGFIYDLADNEANIIFGAVINPDIEDEVRVTVIATGFQERKEKVELPQVKKWNPVKELSNFKGADRVLAKSLKPDYSALPLPARCEQDIPALMPYEDPLDVPAFMRKTVQKVI; from the coding sequence ATGTTTGAAATGGAAGAAGTGAGAGGGCAGGGAGCAAACATTAAGGTTATAGGTGTAGGAGGCGCGGGCGGCAATGCCGTTAATAACATGATAGCCTCTAACCTCCACGGAGTTGAATTCATAGCAGTTAATACCGACAGCCAGATACTTGAGACTTCGCTTGCCACTGCAAAGGTGCAGATAGGCTTGGAGATTACAAAAGGTCTCGGAGCAGGCTCAAACCCTGATATAGGACGGGAGGCAGCTCTTGAAGACAGGGAGGCGATTGCAGAATCTATAAGAGGAGCTGACATGATATTTATAACAGCAGGGATGGGCGGAGGAACAGGCACAGGCGCTTCACCTGTTGTCGCAAGCGTTGCAAGAGAATTAGGCGCGCTTACGGTTGCTATTGTTACAAAACCGTTTTTCTATGAAGGAAGGAAAAGGGCCATCAATGCTGACATAGGCATGAAAGAGCTTCAGGGCTGTGTTGACGCCCTCATCGTTGTTCCAAATGACAGGATAGGGCTTGTCGTTGAAAAAGGCACGCCGATGCTAAAATCATTCGCCGTGGCGAATGATGTCCTCAGACAGGCTGTTCAGGGAATATCGGATTTGATATTAATACCCGGGCTTATAAATCTTGATTTTGCCGATGTGAAGGCTGTAATGGCAGACGCAGGAAGGGCTGTAATGGGTATAGGTCTTGGAAGAGGAGACGGAGGCGCGCTTGAAGCAGCGAGAAAGGCTATTTCAAATCCTCTGCTTGAAGATTCTTCAACTGAAGGCGCAAAAGGAATTATTCTCAATATTACAGGAGGTCTTAATCTGTCGCAGAGTTCTGTTCAGGACGCCGCCGGCTTTATCTATGACCTTGCAGATAATGAGGCGAATATAATATTCGGAGCAGTGATTAATCCAGACATTGAAGATGAGGTCAGGGTAACTGTGATTGCAACAGGTTTTCAGGAAAGGAAAGAGAAGGTAGAACTTCCTCAGGTCAAAAAGTGGAATCCTGTAAAAGAACTCTCAAATTTTAAGGGCGCAGACAGGGTTCTTGCAAAGAGCCTTAAGCCTGACTATTCGGCATTGCCTCTGCCTGCCAGATGTGAGCAGGACATACCGGCACTCATGCCTTATGAGGATCCGCTTGATGTGCCTGCATTTATGAGAAAAACAGTTCAAAAAGTAATATAG
- the lpxD gene encoding UDP-3-O-(3-hydroxymyristoyl)glucosamine N-acyltransferase: MKLREIAELLGGELAGNPDIEIKGAAGISDAEDGDITFLATAKLTSECIESKASAVIVKDTVPEIKKPQLKVSNPLYAFARLLEHFYVKPFIASGISDKAYVSDKAQIGENVSVYPLAFVSDRASIGSKTVIYPGVFIGENSSIGDECIIYPNVTIRENVKIGNRVIIHSGAVIGSDGFGYVMEKGIHYKIPQVGGVIIGDDVEIGANVTIDRATTGNTIIGSGTKIDNLVQIAHNVKIGANSIVIAQVGIAGSTEIGNYVILGGQVGVADHAKIDDGVMVGAQSGAMGHVKKGIYSGSPMIPHRDWLKAMAIFAKLPELNKKIKEVEDKIENIERREKR, from the coding sequence ATGAAATTGCGGGAGATTGCAGAACTGCTTGGTGGAGAGCTTGCAGGCAACCCTGACATAGAAATAAAAGGGGCTGCCGGAATATCTGATGCAGAAGACGGGGATATTACATTTCTCGCAACAGCCAAACTTACCAGTGAATGCATTGAGAGCAAGGCGTCAGCGGTAATAGTAAAAGATACTGTCCCTGAGATAAAAAAACCTCAGCTTAAGGTTTCAAACCCGCTGTATGCATTCGCAAGGCTTCTTGAACATTTTTATGTAAAGCCGTTTATAGCGTCAGGCATAAGTGATAAGGCATATGTATCTGATAAAGCCCAAATAGGGGAAAATGTATCTGTATATCCACTGGCGTTTGTTTCTGACAGGGCATCAATAGGCAGTAAGACAGTGATATATCCCGGTGTGTTCATAGGTGAAAATTCTTCCATTGGAGATGAGTGCATAATTTATCCAAATGTCACAATCAGAGAGAATGTAAAGATAGGAAACAGGGTGATAATCCATTCCGGAGCTGTAATAGGCTCTGACGGTTTTGGATATGTGATGGAGAAAGGGATACATTATAAAATCCCCCAGGTCGGAGGCGTTATCATCGGAGACGATGTTGAGATAGGAGCAAATGTTACTATAGACAGGGCAACGACAGGCAATACCATAATAGGCAGCGGCACAAAGATAGATAACCTTGTTCAGATTGCACACAATGTAAAGATAGGAGCAAACTCTATTGTCATAGCTCAGGTCGGCATTGCAGGGAGCACTGAGATAGGCAATTATGTCATCTTGGGCGGGCAGGTCGGCGTTGCCGACCATGCAAAGATTGATGACGGTGTCATGGTTGGAGCGCAGTCAGGAGCAATGGGACATGTCAAAAAAGGCATCTATTCAGGCTCGCCCATGATTCCTCATCGGGACTGGCTTAAGGCAATGGCAATATTTGCAAAACTCCCTGAGCTTAATAAGAAGATAAAAGAAGTTGAAGATAAAATTGAAAATATTGAAAGGAGAGAAAAGAGATGA